One window from the genome of Streptomyces sp. WZ-12 encodes:
- a CDS encoding NAD(P)-dependent oxidoreductase translates to MGLRVRTGRVVFQDRGREMPYVAQDRPRVGWIGTGRMGFQLAARLLDAGHDVAVYNRTRAKAEPLAERGAAVVDRPVDLADRDVVFTMVSASPDLEAVSTGPSGVLTSPDAAPGVLVDSSTVSTQTSALMRNAAAERGTDFLAAPVSGNPKVIAAGKLTVAVSGPREAYAQVEPLLAQLGRGVTYVGEGEVARLVKIAHNVFLGVVTQSLAEITVLAEKGGVSRSAFLEFLNDSVMGSLYTRYKSPALVNLDFTPTFTMPLLRKDFDLGLSAARELEVPMPLAAATAQLIAGAIGAGHVEEDFAALILEQARNSGIALEPQNTPVDDGLSPHS, encoded by the coding sequence GTGGGGCTACGGGTCCGCACGGGTCGAGTCGTCTTCCAGGATCGAGGGAGAGAAATGCCGTACGTCGCACAAGATCGCCCGCGCGTGGGGTGGATCGGTACCGGCCGCATGGGCTTCCAACTCGCCGCCCGGCTGTTGGACGCGGGGCACGACGTAGCCGTCTACAACAGGACCCGCGCCAAGGCCGAACCACTGGCTGAACGGGGAGCCGCGGTCGTCGACCGGCCGGTCGACCTGGCCGACCGGGACGTCGTCTTCACCATGGTCTCCGCCTCGCCCGACCTGGAGGCGGTCAGCACGGGTCCGAGCGGTGTGCTGACCTCGCCCGACGCCGCACCGGGCGTGCTGGTCGACAGCTCCACGGTGTCCACGCAGACGTCCGCGCTGATGCGGAACGCGGCCGCCGAGCGCGGGACCGACTTCCTGGCCGCCCCGGTGAGTGGGAACCCGAAGGTAATCGCGGCGGGCAAGTTGACCGTCGCGGTCTCCGGCCCTCGCGAGGCGTACGCCCAAGTCGAGCCGCTGCTCGCACAGTTGGGCCGCGGAGTGACCTACGTCGGCGAGGGCGAAGTCGCCCGCCTCGTCAAGATCGCGCACAACGTCTTCCTCGGCGTCGTCACCCAGTCGCTCGCCGAGATCACCGTCCTCGCGGAGAAGGGCGGTGTCAGCCGTTCCGCCTTCCTGGAATTCCTCAACGACTCCGTGATGGGCTCGCTCTACACCCGCTACAAGTCGCCAGCCCTCGTCAACCTGGACTTCACGCCGACGTTCACCATGCCGCTGCTGCGCAAGGACTTCGACCTGGGACTGTCTGCCGCCCGGGAGTTGGAGGTCCCGATGCCGCTCGCCGCCGCCACCGCCCAGCTCATCGCGGGTGCCATCGGCGCGGGACACGTCGAGGAGGACTTCGCCGCTCTGATCCTCGAACAGGCCAGGAACTCCGGCATCGCGCTGGAACCCCAGAACACCCCCGTGGACGACGGCCTGTCACCGCACTCCTGA